One genomic segment of Mesoterricola silvestris includes these proteins:
- the adhE gene encoding bifunctional acetaldehyde-CoA/alcohol dehydrogenase: MPVATIQQLDDLVARVKEAQGRFADFTQAQVDRIFRQAALAAADARIPLARMAVEETGMGVLEDKVIKNHFAAEYIYNAYKDERTCGTLAEQPLYGTCTIAEPVGLICAIVPTTNPTSTAIFKALIALKTRNGILFSPHPRARRCTCEAARLVLAAAEAAGAPPGIIGWIDAPGVELTDHLMHHPDVNLILATGGPGLVRAAYASGKPAIGVGAGNTPVVVDECADIKRAVASILLSKTFDNGVVCASEQAVIVVDAVYDAVRERFRSHGGHLLDPAQCAAVRAVLLVDGVLNGAVVGQSAQAIAALAGIQVPGDTRVLIGEVESTEASEPFAHEKLSPTLGLYRAADFAQAVAKAEALVALGGIGHTSVLYTDQDLRPDRVAHFGARMKTARILVNTPASQGGIGDLYNFNLAPSLTLGCGSWGGNSVSENVGPRHLLNTKTVARRAENMLWFKLPRSIYFRRGCLPFALEELRGRRRAAIVTDRWLFDHGRVDAAVAILKGLGMEVEVFHEVEADPTLAVVRRGVAMLAAFKPDAIVALGGGSPMDAAKIMGVLYEHPEVQFEDLALRFMDIRKRICAFPKMGGTCVLVAIPTTSGTGSEVTPFAVVTDEATGMKYPIADYELTPTLAIVDPDLVMDLPGPLTAFGGIDAVTHALEAYVSVMANEYSDPQALQALRMLKEHLPAAYLEGAANPRAREQVHNAATIAGIAFANAFLGVGHALAHQLGAAFHLAHGLCNALLITNVIRYNATDTPTKQTAFSQYDRPQARHRYGDIARHLDLPGRNTAERIESLLAWLEDLKATLGIPASIREAGVEEAAFLARLDAMAEAAFDDQCTGSNPRFPLLGELRQVLLDSFHGRPYRAG, translated from the coding sequence ATGCCGGTGGCAACCATCCAGCAGCTCGACGACCTGGTCGCCCGCGTAAAGGAGGCCCAGGGGCGCTTCGCGGACTTCACCCAGGCCCAGGTGGACCGGATCTTCCGCCAGGCCGCCCTGGCGGCGGCGGACGCCCGCATCCCCCTGGCCCGCATGGCGGTGGAGGAGACCGGCATGGGCGTCCTGGAGGACAAGGTCATCAAGAACCACTTCGCGGCGGAGTACATCTACAACGCCTACAAGGACGAACGGACCTGCGGCACCCTCGCCGAGCAGCCACTGTACGGCACCTGCACGATCGCCGAACCCGTGGGCCTCATCTGCGCCATCGTGCCCACCACCAACCCCACGTCCACCGCCATCTTCAAGGCCCTCATCGCCCTCAAGACCCGCAACGGCATCCTCTTCAGCCCCCACCCCCGGGCCCGGCGCTGCACCTGCGAAGCCGCCCGGCTGGTGTTGGCGGCGGCGGAGGCCGCCGGCGCCCCGCCCGGCATCATCGGGTGGATCGACGCCCCCGGCGTGGAGCTGACGGACCACCTCATGCACCACCCGGACGTGAACCTCATCCTGGCCACGGGCGGACCGGGCCTGGTGCGGGCCGCCTACGCCTCGGGCAAGCCGGCCATCGGCGTGGGGGCGGGCAACACGCCCGTGGTGGTGGACGAATGCGCCGACATCAAGCGGGCGGTGGCGTCCATCCTCCTTTCCAAGACCTTCGACAACGGCGTGGTGTGCGCCTCGGAGCAGGCCGTGATCGTGGTCGACGCCGTCTACGACGCGGTGCGCGAGCGGTTCCGGAGCCACGGGGGCCACCTCCTGGACCCCGCCCAGTGCGCGGCCGTCAGGGCCGTGCTGCTGGTGGACGGGGTCCTGAACGGGGCGGTGGTGGGGCAGTCCGCCCAGGCCATCGCGGCCCTGGCCGGGATCCAGGTGCCCGGGGACACCCGGGTGCTCATCGGCGAGGTGGAATCCACGGAGGCCTCCGAGCCCTTCGCCCACGAGAAGCTCTCGCCCACCCTGGGCCTCTACCGGGCCGCGGATTTCGCCCAGGCCGTGGCCAAGGCCGAGGCCCTGGTGGCCCTGGGGGGCATCGGCCACACCTCGGTGCTGTACACCGACCAGGACCTCCGGCCCGACCGGGTCGCGCATTTCGGCGCCCGCATGAAGACCGCCCGCATCCTGGTGAACACCCCGGCCTCCCAGGGGGGCATCGGCGACCTGTACAACTTCAACCTGGCGCCCTCCCTCACCCTGGGCTGCGGGTCCTGGGGCGGCAACTCCGTCTCGGAAAACGTGGGCCCCCGGCACCTCCTCAACACCAAGACCGTCGCCCGGAGGGCCGAGAACATGCTGTGGTTCAAGCTTCCCCGGAGCATCTACTTCCGGCGGGGATGCCTGCCCTTCGCCCTGGAGGAGCTGCGGGGGCGGCGGCGCGCGGCCATCGTCACGGACCGCTGGCTCTTCGACCACGGGCGCGTGGACGCCGCCGTCGCCATCCTGAAGGGCCTGGGCATGGAGGTGGAGGTTTTCCACGAGGTGGAGGCCGATCCCACCCTGGCGGTGGTGCGCCGGGGCGTGGCCATGCTCGCGGCCTTCAAGCCGGACGCCATCGTGGCCCTGGGCGGGGGCTCGCCCATGGACGCCGCCAAGATCATGGGCGTGCTGTACGAGCACCCCGAGGTGCAGTTCGAGGACCTGGCCCTGCGCTTCATGGACATCCGCAAGCGCATCTGCGCCTTCCCGAAGATGGGCGGCACCTGCGTCCTGGTGGCCATCCCCACCACCTCGGGCACCGGTTCCGAGGTGACCCCCTTCGCCGTCGTCACCGACGAGGCCACGGGCATGAAGTACCCCATCGCGGACTACGAGCTCACCCCCACCCTGGCCATCGTGGACCCCGACCTGGTCATGGACCTCCCGGGCCCTCTCACCGCCTTCGGGGGCATCGACGCCGTGACCCACGCCCTGGAGGCCTACGTGTCGGTCATGGCCAACGAGTACTCCGATCCCCAGGCCCTCCAGGCCCTGCGCATGCTAAAGGAGCACCTGCCCGCCGCCTACCTCGAGGGGGCCGCCAACCCCCGGGCCCGGGAGCAGGTGCACAACGCCGCCACCATCGCGGGCATCGCCTTCGCCAACGCCTTCCTGGGCGTGGGCCACGCCCTGGCCCACCAGCTGGGGGCCGCCTTCCACCTGGCCCACGGCCTCTGCAACGCCCTGCTCATCACCAACGTGATCCGCTACAACGCCACGGACACGCCCACCAAGCAGACCGCCTTCAGCCAGTACGACCGGCCCCAGGCCCGCCACCGCTACGGCGACATCGCCCGGCACCTGGACCTGCCCGGGCGGAACACCGCCGAGCGCATCGAGAGCCTGCTGGCCTGGCTGGAGGACCTCAAGGCCACCCTGGGCATCCCGGCCTCCATCCGGGAGGCCGGCGTGGAGGAGGCCGCCTTCCTGGCTCGGCTGGACGCCATGGCCGAGGCGGCCTTCGACGACCAGTGCACCGGCAGCAACCCCCGTTTTCCGCTCCTGGGGGAGCTGCGCCAGGTGCTGCTGGATTCCTTCCATGGCCGGCCCTACCGGGCCGGATAA
- a CDS encoding peptidase U32 family protein, whose product MALELLAPARNADQGILALTCGADAVYMGAARFGARQAAGCDRADFERLTREARLWGAKVYATLNTLVYDAELEDARRMAWDLYEAGVDALIIQDMAYLELDLPPLPLHASTQAVCDSPAKVAFLAGQGLTRAILARELSLAEIRAIHAASDIELEGFVYGALCVGESGQCYLSGSICGRSGNRGECAQPCRAPWNLVDASGRVLLRDKHLLSIKDLDLSDHLEELAEAGLSSFKIEGRLKDADYVKNVVSHLRRRLDAVLERRPEWARASLGRCTHAFAPDPSKTFQRGHSTYRLEGGRQSMGTPETGRHLGESIGTVRSIQADRVVLDRRAEVHPGDGLAFMDGAAAAGTVVNAVEDRQIFVQDPSRIRPGTQLHRNLDLHWLRALRGAKVERRIPVTGRLVFPEGAVTLRLEDETGLSAEARAEGEFGPARDPGAATKAMRDALDRMGDTPFALAALEAEPRFVPVSRLNALRREATAALAELRRAPRPRQAPRPASPGAPLPAAALDFTWNVANKAARAFYERAGARVLEPAAELQADLRGRVVMTTRHCLRFELGWCAAHPNAEPWRRLAEPAGPLFLENGPTRLECRFDCARCRMELVLREQAP is encoded by the coding sequence ATGGCCCTTGAATTGCTCGCCCCCGCCCGGAACGCGGACCAGGGAATCCTCGCCCTCACCTGCGGGGCGGACGCGGTGTACATGGGCGCCGCCCGCTTCGGGGCCCGGCAGGCGGCGGGCTGCGACCGGGCCGACTTCGAGCGCCTGACCCGGGAGGCCCGGCTCTGGGGGGCCAAGGTATACGCCACCCTCAATACGCTGGTGTACGACGCGGAGCTGGAGGACGCCCGGCGCATGGCCTGGGACCTGTACGAAGCCGGGGTCGACGCCCTCATCATCCAGGACATGGCCTACCTGGAACTGGACCTGCCCCCGCTGCCCCTGCACGCCAGCACCCAGGCCGTGTGCGACAGCCCGGCGAAGGTGGCCTTCCTGGCCGGCCAGGGCCTCACCCGGGCCATCCTCGCCCGGGAACTGAGCCTCGCGGAGATCCGGGCCATCCACGCCGCCTCGGACATCGAACTGGAGGGCTTCGTGTACGGGGCCCTGTGCGTGGGCGAAAGCGGCCAGTGCTACCTGAGCGGCTCCATCTGCGGGCGCAGCGGCAACCGGGGCGAGTGCGCCCAGCCCTGCCGCGCCCCCTGGAACCTGGTGGACGCCTCCGGCCGGGTCCTCCTGCGGGATAAGCACCTGCTGAGCATCAAGGACCTGGACCTCTCGGACCACCTGGAGGAACTGGCGGAGGCGGGCCTGTCCAGCTTCAAGATCGAAGGCCGGCTCAAGGACGCCGATTACGTGAAGAACGTGGTGAGCCACCTGCGGCGCCGCCTGGACGCGGTGCTGGAGCGCCGGCCGGAATGGGCCCGGGCCTCCCTGGGGCGCTGCACCCACGCCTTCGCGCCGGATCCCTCCAAGACCTTCCAGCGGGGCCATTCCACGTACCGCCTGGAAGGGGGCCGCCAGTCCATGGGCACCCCGGAAACGGGCAGGCACCTGGGCGAAAGCATCGGCACGGTGCGGTCCATCCAGGCGGACCGGGTCGTGCTGGACCGCAGGGCCGAGGTGCACCCCGGCGACGGACTGGCCTTCATGGACGGCGCGGCCGCCGCGGGCACGGTGGTGAACGCCGTGGAGGACCGCCAGATCTTCGTGCAGGACCCCTCCCGCATCCGCCCGGGCACCCAGCTCCACCGCAACCTGGACCTGCACTGGCTCCGGGCCCTGCGCGGGGCCAAGGTGGAGCGCCGGATCCCCGTGACGGGGCGCCTGGTCTTCCCGGAGGGCGCCGTGACGCTCCGCCTGGAGGACGAGACGGGCCTTTCGGCCGAAGCCCGCGCCGAGGGTGAGTTCGGCCCCGCCCGGGATCCCGGGGCGGCAACCAAGGCCATGCGCGACGCCCTGGACCGCATGGGGGACACCCCCTTCGCCCTGGCCGCCCTGGAGGCCGAACCGCGCTTCGTGCCCGTGAGCCGGCTCAACGCCCTGCGCAGGGAGGCCACCGCCGCCCTGGCGGAGCTGCGCCGCGCGCCCCGGCCACGCCAGGCCCCGCGGCCGGCATCACCCGGGGCGCCGCTGCCCGCCGCGGCCCTGGATTTCACCTGGAACGTGGCCAACAAGGCCGCCCGGGCCTTCTATGAGCGCGCCGGGGCCCGGGTCCTGGAACCCGCCGCCGAACTGCAGGCCGATCTCCGCGGCCGGGTGGTGATGACCACCCGCCACTGCCTGCGCTTCGAACTGGGCTGGTGCGCCGCCCACCCCAACGCCGAGCCCTGGAGGCGCCTGGCCGAACCCGCCGGCCCCCTGTTCCTGGAGAACGGCCCCACCCGCCTGGAATGCCGCTTCGATTGCGCCCGGTGCCGCATGGAGCTGGTCCTGCGCGAACAGGCCCCATGA
- a CDS encoding BaiN/RdsA family NAD(P)/FAD-dependent oxidoreductase: MNRVCDVVVVGAGPAGLAAAGRAAMLGAKVLLLEKMEKPARKLRITGKGRCNITNMRPLDEQLSEIHPEPRFLRQAFGAFFNRDLIALLEANGVPSKVERGNRVFPASDRAWDVAEALVAWAKGQGVEILTRARVERLVIEDGVFRGLEFTQGGASHRVEARSGIVATGGLSYPATGSTGDGHRFAEAAGHRIEPLRPALVALRTDPVCAATGLRLRNVRLTLWVDGRKGPSEFGEAEFTDEGLDGPIVLRLSRQVVDHLAAGRRVEAALDLKPALELPTLEARLERAFPSGAPLRDILRSLLPAPLVDVFAERLGPAPRRQQLLALLKDLRFRVTGHGPWEEAIVTAGGVALKGIDPRTLGSRLAANLHFAGEVLDLDANTGGYNLQIAFSTGWLAGEAAART, translated from the coding sequence ATGAACCGGGTGTGCGACGTGGTGGTGGTCGGCGCCGGGCCCGCGGGCCTCGCCGCCGCGGGGCGCGCCGCCATGCTGGGCGCGAAGGTGCTGCTGCTCGAGAAGATGGAAAAGCCCGCCCGCAAGCTGCGCATCACCGGGAAGGGCCGCTGCAACATCACCAACATGCGCCCCCTGGACGAGCAGCTCTCGGAGATCCACCCCGAGCCCCGCTTCCTGCGCCAGGCCTTCGGGGCCTTCTTCAACCGCGATCTCATCGCCCTGCTGGAGGCCAACGGCGTCCCCTCCAAGGTCGAGCGCGGGAACCGGGTCTTCCCCGCCAGCGACCGCGCCTGGGACGTGGCGGAGGCCCTGGTGGCCTGGGCGAAGGGGCAGGGGGTGGAGATCCTCACCCGCGCCCGGGTGGAGCGCCTCGTGATCGAGGACGGGGTCTTCCGGGGCCTGGAGTTCACCCAGGGCGGCGCTTCCCACCGGGTGGAGGCGCGCAGCGGCATCGTCGCCACCGGCGGCCTCAGCTACCCCGCCACCGGCTCCACCGGCGACGGCCACCGCTTCGCCGAGGCCGCCGGCCACCGCATCGAGCCGCTGCGCCCGGCCCTGGTGGCCCTGCGCACCGACCCCGTGTGCGCCGCCACGGGCCTGCGCCTGCGCAACGTCCGCCTCACCCTCTGGGTCGACGGGCGCAAGGGCCCCAGCGAATTCGGCGAGGCCGAGTTCACGGACGAGGGGCTCGATGGTCCCATCGTCCTGAGGCTGAGCCGCCAGGTGGTGGACCACCTCGCCGCGGGGCGCCGGGTGGAGGCCGCCCTGGACCTGAAGCCCGCCCTGGAGCTGCCCACCCTCGAAGCCAGGCTGGAGCGCGCCTTCCCCTCCGGGGCGCCCCTGCGGGATATCCTGCGTTCCCTCCTGCCGGCGCCCCTGGTGGACGTGTTCGCGGAGCGCCTGGGCCCCGCCCCCCGCCGGCAGCAGCTCCTGGCCCTGCTCAAGGACCTGCGCTTCCGGGTGACCGGCCACGGCCCCTGGGAGGAGGCCATCGTCACCGCCGGCGGCGTCGCCCTCAAGGGCATCGATCCCCGGACCCTGGGCTCGCGCCTGGCGGCGAACCTCCACTTCGCGGGGGAAGTGCTGGACCTGGACGCGAACACCGGCGGCTACAACCTCCAGATCGCGTTCTCCACGGGCTGGCTGGCGGGGGAAGCCGCGGCGCGGACGTAG
- a CDS encoding SRPBCC family protein, whose product MATPPNATSLLHEDHQRAEDLYQRLVQEPSPDRQEDQVKELLQALEIHSWMEERLVYPVLSKACQDDTMAQRLGEGHGEMKRLISDFRLKGGLRGPDGRRILGQLMVAVEDHVADEEAEAFPLLAQAAAHNEELGAELAKLKGRMEMFPPFAQSMDLSVPLQVAYNQWTQFEDFPRFLSNVKEVTQAGPTRVQWRAEAAGKDLRWTSEIYEQTPDSRIAWRSVEGSLNAGSVSFRALDGGSSRILVELTYEPQGVIENLGALVGVFSRYVASNLESYKEFIERTRAESGAWRGKVSGNPMDARKSGGGDVRPGAL is encoded by the coding sequence ATGGCCACACCCCCCAACGCAACGAGCCTGCTCCACGAGGACCATCAGAGGGCCGAGGACCTGTACCAGAGGCTGGTGCAGGAGCCCTCCCCGGACCGCCAGGAGGACCAGGTCAAGGAGCTCCTTCAGGCCCTTGAGATCCATTCCTGGATGGAGGAGCGCCTGGTCTACCCGGTCCTGTCGAAGGCCTGCCAGGACGACACCATGGCCCAGCGCCTGGGCGAGGGGCATGGCGAAATGAAGCGCCTGATCAGCGATTTCCGGCTGAAGGGCGGGCTCCGCGGCCCCGATGGCCGGCGGATCCTGGGCCAGCTCATGGTCGCCGTGGAGGACCACGTGGCCGACGAGGAGGCGGAAGCCTTCCCGCTGCTGGCCCAGGCCGCCGCGCACAACGAGGAACTGGGCGCCGAACTGGCGAAGCTCAAGGGACGCATGGAGATGTTCCCGCCCTTCGCCCAGTCCATGGATCTGTCGGTGCCCCTGCAGGTGGCCTACAACCAATGGACCCAGTTCGAGGATTTCCCGCGCTTCCTCAGCAACGTCAAGGAGGTGACCCAGGCGGGTCCCACCCGGGTGCAGTGGCGCGCCGAGGCGGCCGGCAAGGACCTGCGGTGGACCTCCGAGATCTACGAGCAGACGCCCGATTCCCGCATCGCCTGGCGAAGCGTGGAAGGGTCCCTGAACGCCGGCTCGGTGAGCTTCCGGGCCCTGGACGGGGGTTCCTCGCGGATCCTGGTGGAACTCACCTACGAGCCCCAGGGCGTGATCGAGAACCTCGGCGCCCTGGTGGGCGTCTTCTCCCGGTACGTGGCCTCCAACCTCGAGAGCTACAAGGAGTTCATCGAACGCACCCGCGCGGAGAGCGGCGCCTGGCGGGGAAAGGTGTCGGGCAACCCCATGGATGCCCGGAAGAGCGGCGGGGGGGATGTGCGTCCCGGGGCGCTTTGA
- a CDS encoding BON domain-containing protein, with the protein MPKIPLHTLMLVPAILGASHPASDARIAAAIRNSYNFRVHLKGDAIDVSSSGGEVRLAGTVANEFHRTLAEETVQDFPGVKSVDNKLVVAADASGTAPDLWLATKVKTALRYHRNVDETTVQVTAHEGVVTLSGQTGSAAQKGLAQDLAANVDGVREVKNNLRVGPPPKTLAEKVDDASVTAQVKAVLLAHRGTRVLATHVKTDRGVVTVRGEARNASEKALVERLTADIKGVRRVRNLMTVTP; encoded by the coding sequence ATGCCCAAGATTCCCTTGCACACCCTGATGCTCGTCCCCGCGATCCTCGGGGCATCGCATCCCGCCTCCGATGCCCGGATCGCCGCCGCGATCCGCAACTCGTACAACTTCCGCGTCCACCTCAAGGGCGACGCCATCGACGTGTCCTCCAGCGGGGGGGAGGTCCGCCTCGCGGGCACGGTGGCCAACGAATTCCACCGGACCCTCGCGGAAGAGACCGTCCAGGACTTCCCCGGGGTGAAATCCGTGGACAACAAGCTGGTCGTGGCGGCCGATGCGTCCGGCACCGCCCCCGACCTGTGGCTGGCCACCAAGGTGAAGACGGCCCTGCGCTACCACCGCAACGTCGATGAAACCACCGTCCAGGTCACGGCCCACGAGGGCGTGGTCACCCTCTCGGGCCAGACCGGCAGCGCGGCCCAGAAGGGCCTGGCCCAGGATCTCGCGGCCAACGTGGACGGGGTCCGGGAGGTGAAGAACAACCTGCGGGTGGGCCCTCCGCCCAAGACCCTGGCCGAGAAGGTGGACGACGCCTCCGTCACCGCCCAGGTGAAGGCGGTGCTCCTGGCCCACCGGGGCACCCGCGTCCTGGCCACCCACGTGAAGACCGACCGGGGCGTCGTCACCGTGCGGGGCGAGGCCCGGAACGCCTCGGAGAAGGCCCTGGTGGAACGGCTCACGGCCGACATCAAGGGCGTGCGGCGCGTGAGGAACCTGATGACCGTCACCCCCTGA
- a CDS encoding carcinine hydrolase/isopenicillin-N N-acyltransferase family protein, whose product MKPFAFPLRITLALALGALTLLAQGDQDCTAAVISPAASENHRPLIWKNRDTKELSNRVVYVQEAPHSYIAVVDKDEPSGHIVWAGVNTAGFAIMNTASYNLQKRDGLVGDGGNQEGVIMALALRKCATVEDFEALLNAEKGPGLNVTANFGVLDAAGKAFIYEANSKGFKKFDTSEAPGSYMVLTNFSRSGKENAGAGYLRFERATELARQVPAGKLSPRMIFRDFARDTGHVFLHTPIHSQFREGPAAPERWIHNKFTINRWDTACTVVLVGKDPGDPASRAMMWILPGEPMTAVGLPLWPDAGITPEPFWKGEKEAPLWAQTMRIKRIERPFYGIPEKQEYMNISKVDNREGTGFLPRLLAAEKDIFDRTDQFLRKPRTPAELAAFQNEMAGRAMEALESVR is encoded by the coding sequence ATGAAACCGTTCGCATTCCCCTTGAGGATCACGCTGGCCCTGGCGCTGGGAGCCCTTACCCTCCTCGCCCAGGGGGACCAGGACTGCACCGCCGCCGTGATCTCGCCCGCGGCCTCGGAAAACCATCGCCCGCTCATCTGGAAGAACCGGGACACGAAGGAATTGTCCAACCGCGTGGTGTACGTCCAGGAGGCGCCCCACAGCTACATCGCCGTCGTGGACAAGGATGAACCCTCCGGCCACATCGTCTGGGCCGGCGTGAACACCGCGGGCTTCGCGATCATGAACACCGCCTCCTACAATTTACAGAAGCGGGACGGGCTGGTCGGCGACGGCGGCAACCAGGAGGGCGTGATCATGGCGCTCGCCCTCCGGAAATGCGCCACCGTCGAGGATTTCGAGGCCCTCCTGAACGCGGAGAAGGGCCCGGGACTGAACGTGACCGCCAATTTCGGCGTGCTCGACGCCGCCGGCAAGGCCTTCATCTATGAGGCCAACAGCAAGGGATTCAAGAAGTTCGATACCAGCGAAGCCCCCGGAAGCTACATGGTGCTCACGAACTTCTCCCGGAGCGGCAAGGAGAATGCCGGCGCCGGCTACCTGCGCTTCGAACGCGCCACGGAACTGGCCCGGCAGGTACCTGCCGGCAAGCTCTCCCCGCGCATGATCTTCAGGGATTTCGCCCGGGACACCGGCCACGTGTTCCTCCACACGCCGATCCATTCCCAGTTCCGGGAAGGGCCCGCGGCGCCTGAACGGTGGATCCACAACAAGTTCACCATCAACCGCTGGGACACCGCCTGCACCGTCGTCCTGGTGGGAAAGGACCCCGGGGACCCCGCCTCCCGGGCCATGATGTGGATCCTCCCGGGAGAACCGATGACGGCCGTCGGCCTTCCCCTGTGGCCCGACGCGGGAATCACCCCCGAGCCCTTCTGGAAGGGGGAGAAGGAGGCCCCCCTGTGGGCCCAGACGATGCGCATCAAGCGCATCGAGCGCCCCTTCTACGGCATCCCCGAAAAGCAGGAATACATGAACATCTCCAAGGTCGACAACCGGGAAGGCACGGGATTCCTGCCCAGGCTCCTGGCCGCGGAAAAGGACATCTTCGACCGCACCGATCAGTTCCTCCGGAAGCCCCGCACCCCGGCCGAACTCGCCGCCTTCCAGAACGAAATGGCCGGCCGGGCGATGGAGGCCCTGGAGTCCGTCCGCTAG